From Rhodanobacteraceae bacterium, the proteins below share one genomic window:
- a CDS encoding Translation initiation factor 2 — protein MSDITIRQLANMVGTPEDKLLAQLAEAGMQFEGPDQVISNREKTKLLDFLRRNHGKQESAAAASPKQITLKRRKVSEITVAGGRGASAKTVNVEVRARRTYVKRAAVPGDEVVDSEREDALRKLKESQEQHERELAELAEQDRRRREEQQKLEAAEAERKRAEEERAQAEAEAAAARAIEVEAGDASEPASAHARRHEAPKPAARAREEAPSHKAKRSRGSHRMRDDEDEGPARYSGGELHLTDAERARRSTKKRAKPRVDLSDITGQHGFSKPVAPQMREIPIGETIVVSDLAQKMAVKGSEVVKALFKMGTMVTINQAIDHDTAALVVEELGHKPVDAAEKTAETELAAHVTTDAAEGEKAPRPPVVTIMGHVDHGKTSLLDTIRRTKVASGEAGGITQHIGAYHVQTPKGVITFLDTPGHAAFTSMRARGAQSTDIVVLVVAADDGVMPQTVEAINHARAAKVPLIVAVNKMDKPEANPDNVRQGLAQHEVIPEDWGGDTQFVPVSARTGDGVDNLLEAIGLQAEVMELKAVPGGRASGVVIESSLDKGRGPVATVLVQQGLLKRGDYVVCGVEYGRVRALFDETGKQVESAGPSIPVQMLGLSGVPEAGDEFVVVADEKLARNVVSEREARRREKRLVTRTNTLEDVMAMMGKGEGQQTLNILIKADVQGSAEALRESLSSISNDLVKVNVIASGVGGITESDATLAAASKALLIGFNVRADASARRIIEQNGVDLRYFSIIYDVIDQVKQAASGLLGMEVREEIIGVAEVKDVFRSSKFGAIAGCQVVEGSVKRNKPIRVLRDDVVIFEGELESLRHYKDNVDEVRSGSECGIGVKQYNDVKPGDRIECFERIEVARTL, from the coding sequence ATGTCGGATATCACAATCAGGCAACTGGCGAACATGGTGGGCACGCCCGAGGACAAGCTCCTCGCGCAGCTCGCCGAGGCCGGCATGCAATTCGAAGGCCCCGACCAGGTCATCAGCAATCGCGAGAAGACCAAGCTGCTTGATTTCCTGCGCCGCAACCACGGCAAGCAGGAATCCGCCGCGGCCGCGTCGCCGAAACAGATCACCCTGAAGCGCCGCAAGGTCAGCGAAATCACCGTGGCCGGCGGCCGCGGCGCCAGCGCCAAGACCGTCAATGTCGAAGTGCGCGCGCGTCGCACCTACGTCAAGCGCGCCGCGGTGCCCGGCGACGAGGTGGTGGACAGCGAGCGCGAGGACGCGCTGCGCAAGCTGAAGGAATCGCAGGAACAGCACGAGCGCGAACTGGCCGAACTGGCCGAACAGGATCGCCGCCGCCGCGAGGAGCAGCAGAAGCTCGAAGCCGCCGAAGCCGAACGCAAGCGCGCCGAGGAAGAACGCGCGCAGGCGGAAGCCGAGGCCGCCGCTGCGCGCGCGATCGAGGTCGAAGCGGGCGACGCTTCCGAACCGGCGTCTGCGCATGCGCGCCGGCATGAGGCGCCGAAGCCAGCCGCGCGCGCCAGGGAGGAAGCGCCCAGCCACAAGGCCAAGCGTTCGCGCGGCTCGCATCGCATGCGCGACGACGAGGACGAGGGGCCCGCGCGCTATTCGGGCGGCGAACTGCATCTCACCGACGCGGAACGCGCGCGCCGTTCCACCAAGAAGCGCGCCAAGCCGCGCGTGGACCTTTCCGACATCACCGGCCAGCACGGCTTCTCCAAGCCGGTCGCGCCGCAGATGCGCGAAATCCCGATCGGCGAAACCATCGTGGTTTCCGATCTCGCGCAGAAGATGGCGGTGAAGGGTTCGGAAGTGGTGAAGGCGCTGTTCAAGATGGGCACCATGGTGACCATCAACCAGGCCATCGACCACGACACCGCCGCGCTGGTGGTGGAAGAACTCGGCCACAAGCCGGTCGACGCGGCGGAGAAGACCGCCGAAACCGAGCTCGCCGCTCACGTCACCACCGATGCGGCCGAGGGCGAGAAGGCGCCGCGTCCGCCGGTGGTCACCATCATGGGCCACGTCGATCACGGCAAGACATCGCTGCTCGACACCATCCGCCGCACCAAGGTTGCTTCGGGCGAAGCGGGCGGCATCACCCAGCACATCGGCGCGTACCACGTGCAGACGCCGAAGGGCGTCATCACGTTCCTCGACACGCCCGGCCACGCGGCGTTCACGTCGATGCGCGCGCGCGGTGCGCAGTCCACCGACATTGTGGTGCTGGTGGTCGCGGCCGACGACGGCGTGATGCCGCAGACGGTCGAAGCCATCAACCACGCGCGCGCGGCCAAGGTGCCGCTGATCGTCGCGGTCAACAAGATGGACAAGCCGGAAGCCAACCCTGACAACGTCCGCCAGGGCTTGGCGCAGCACGAAGTGATCCCCGAGGACTGGGGCGGCGACACGCAGTTCGTGCCGGTGTCGGCCAGGACCGGCGACGGCGTCGACAACTTGCTGGAAGCGATCGGCCTGCAGGCCGAAGTGATGGAACTGAAGGCCGTGCCCGGCGGACGCGCGTCCGGCGTGGTCATCGAATCCAGCCTCGACAAGGGCCGCGGTCCGGTCGCGACGGTGCTGGTGCAGCAGGGTTTGCTGAAGCGCGGCGACTACGTGGTGTGCGGCGTCGAGTACGGCCGCGTGCGCGCGCTGTTCGACGAAACCGGCAAGCAGGTCGAAAGCGCGGGTCCGTCGATTCCGGTGCAGATGCTCGGGTTGTCGGGCGTGCCGGAAGCGGGCGACGAATTCGTGGTGGTCGCGGACGAGAAGCTGGCGCGCAACGTGGTGTCCGAGCGCGAAGCCCGGCGCCGCGAGAAGCGCCTGGTCACGCGCACCAACACGCTGGAAGACGTGATGGCGATGATGGGCAAGGGCGAGGGCCAGCAGACCCTCAACATCCTCATCAAGGCCGACGTGCAGGGTTCGGCCGAGGCGCTGCGCGAGTCGCTGTCGTCGATCAGCAACGATCTGGTGAAGGTCAACGTGATCGCGTCAGGCGTCGGCGGCATCACCGAATCCGACGCCACGCTGGCGGCGGCGTCGAAGGCGCTGCTGATCGGCTTCAACGTGCGCGCGGATGCGTCGGCACGCAGGATCATCGAACAGAACGGCGTGGATCTGCGCTACTTCTCGATCATCTACGACGTGATCGACCAGGTGAAACAGGCGGCTTCGGGCCTGCTCGGCATGGAAGTGCGCGAGGAGATCATCGGCGTCGCCGAGGTCAAGGACGTGTTCCGCTCGTCCAAGTTCGGCGCGATCGCGGGCTGCCAGGTGGTCGAAGGTTCGGTCAAGCGCAACAAGCCGATCCGCGTGCTGCGCGACGACGTGGTGATCTTCGAAGGCGAACTGGAATCGCTGCGCCACTACAAGGACAACGTGGACGAAGTGAGGAGCGGCAGCGAATGCGGCATCGGCGTCAAGCAATACAACGACGTCAAGCCGGGCGACCGCATCGAGTGCTTCGAACGCATTGAGGTGGCGCGTACGCTCTAA
- a CDS encoding putative membrane protein: MATLKRFWARHPAAEQPLKAWYDEARHAKWSTPQDIKDRYASASFIGKNRVVFNIKGNDYRLIVAVAWHFQAVYIKFVGTHAEYNRVDARTVEKP; the protein is encoded by the coding sequence GTGGCCACGCTGAAACGGTTCTGGGCCCGGCACCCGGCTGCGGAGCAGCCGCTGAAGGCCTGGTACGACGAAGCACGGCACGCGAAGTGGTCGACGCCCCAGGACATCAAGGACCGCTACGCCAGCGCAAGTTTCATCGGCAAAAATCGGGTGGTCTTCAACATCAAGGGCAACGACTACCGGCTGATCGTTGCCGTGGCCTGGCACTTCCAGGCTGTGTACATCAAGTTTGTCGGCACCCATGCCGAATACAACCGGGTCGACGCCCGGACCGTGGAGAAGCCATGA
- a CDS encoding Beta-lactamase class C-like and penicillin binding proteins (PBPs) superfamily produces the protein MQTIRTVVRIAAALMLAISPVAPARTAGETLRAKEIAAGYEAIFLCSDTFVGHMSEAAIDSTDLTGWRFPLDSLHATIDRKAKSVSVQFDPGMPPRIAVWRPLLGCAHLPISASPDAANAVPSLPKDLAPPSLDHADWPRGDVNATAPLPTAQKTALDALVAKAFDGSTYGKGSKTSSVLVLLDGRIVAEHYALGVTMHTPQRTWSMAKSLVATLIGRAVELGRIKVSMPANIPQWQHPGDPRAAIMLDQLLRMNSGLWTDGPGNRTDSLYWGGSTVPETSAAAPLEAAPGSRFNYANNDFLLATYSLMNTLGPDALAFPFKQVLWPLGMTRTTPETDWQGNYVMSSQVWMTARDSARLALLYANDGMFDGKRLLPKNWASYVSSTRGAQPKNPKTPRYGAGFWVLDSRQGLPSGTFAMEGSRGQYAVIVPSAHVIIVRRGFDPLDARFDIDRFTHDALDVLKGEGGYQ, from the coding sequence ATGCAAACAATCCGCACCGTCGTGCGAATCGCGGCCGCACTGATGCTTGCGATCTCGCCTGTCGCGCCGGCGCGTACAGCCGGCGAAACGCTGCGTGCCAAGGAGATCGCGGCGGGTTACGAAGCCATCTTTCTCTGCAGCGACACCTTCGTCGGGCACATGTCCGAAGCCGCGATCGACAGCACCGATCTGACGGGGTGGCGGTTCCCGCTGGATTCCCTGCACGCCACCATCGATCGAAAGGCCAAAAGCGTTAGTGTCCAATTCGATCCGGGGATGCCGCCGCGCATCGCGGTCTGGCGTCCGTTGCTCGGCTGTGCGCACCTGCCGATCAGTGCGAGCCCCGACGCGGCCAACGCGGTGCCAAGCCTGCCGAAAGATCTGGCGCCGCCCTCGCTCGATCACGCCGACTGGCCGCGCGGCGATGTGAACGCCACTGCGCCATTGCCGACAGCACAGAAGACCGCGCTCGACGCGCTGGTCGCCAAGGCGTTCGATGGTTCGACCTACGGCAAGGGCAGCAAGACCTCGTCGGTGCTCGTGCTGCTCGACGGCCGCATCGTCGCCGAACACTACGCGCTCGGCGTGACCATGCACACCCCCCAACGCACCTGGTCGATGGCGAAAAGCCTGGTGGCGACCCTGATCGGGCGCGCGGTCGAGTTGGGGCGCATCAAGGTTTCGATGCCCGCCAACATTCCGCAATGGCAACACCCCGGCGATCCGCGTGCCGCCATCATGCTCGATCAACTGCTGCGGATGAACTCCGGACTCTGGACCGACGGTCCCGGAAACCGCACCGACTCGCTCTACTGGGGCGGCTCGACGGTGCCGGAAACTTCTGCCGCGGCACCGCTCGAAGCCGCACCCGGCAGCCGGTTCAACTATGCCAACAATGATTTCCTGCTCGCCACCTACAGCCTGATGAATACGCTCGGACCCGATGCGCTGGCGTTCCCGTTCAAGCAAGTGCTGTGGCCGCTCGGCATGACCCGCACCACGCCGGAAACCGACTGGCAGGGCAACTACGTGATGTCGAGCCAGGTCTGGATGACCGCGCGCGATTCGGCGCGGCTCGCGTTGCTGTACGCCAACGACGGAATGTTCGACGGCAAGCGGCTGCTGCCGAAGAATTGGGCAAGCTACGTTTCAAGCACCCGCGGCGCCCAGCCGAAAAACCCGAAGACGCCGCGCTACGGCGCAGGCTTCTGGGTCCTCGATTCGCGCCAGGGACTGCCTTCAGGAACGTTCGCGATGGAGGGCAGTCGCGGCCAATACGCGGTCATCGTGCCTTCAGCGCACGTCATCATCGTGCGGCGCGGCTTCGATCCGCTGGATGCGCGTTTCGACATCGACCGATTCACACATGATGCGCTGGATGTGTTGAAGGGGGAGGGTGGCTACCAGTAA
- a CDS encoding Transcription termination protein NusA → MNRDLLMIVETVAAEKAVPHDVIFGALEAALATAAKKRYPEEEPDIRVAIDQETGDYETFRRWEVIADDGEMESPDWQLRLMDAEDERPGAQVGEYIEQQIENPEFGRITAQAAKQVIVQRIREAERAQVVDAFKDRVGELVNGVAKRVERGNIYLDLGGKAEAFIPRDKAIPREVVRVGDRVRGYLFEVRSELRGPQLFVSRTAPEFMMELFKLEVPEVGQGIVEIKACARDAGDRAKIAVLAHDKRTDPIGACIGMRGSRVQAVSNELNGERIDIVLWNDAPAQFVINAMAPAEVQSIIVDEDKHSMDIAVAEDKLSQAIGRGGQNVRLASKLTGWDLKVMTQDQVAAKSEAEQEAARKLFMDKLEVDQEIANILVQEGFSTVEEIAYVPTGELLAVEGFDEDIVEELRSRAKDALLTEALAVEENLDENAPSEELLALEGMDEETAYALAARGIVTADDLADQAIDDLIDIEGMDEDRAGALIMAARAPMLAKMEQEAGKP, encoded by the coding sequence ATGAATCGCGACTTGTTGATGATCGTGGAAACCGTGGCCGCCGAGAAGGCCGTGCCGCACGACGTGATTTTCGGTGCGCTCGAAGCGGCGCTGGCGACCGCCGCCAAGAAGCGCTACCCCGAGGAAGAACCGGATATCCGCGTCGCCATCGATCAGGAAACCGGCGACTACGAAACGTTCCGCCGCTGGGAAGTGATCGCCGACGACGGCGAGATGGAATCGCCCGACTGGCAGTTGCGCCTGATGGACGCCGAAGACGAGCGCCCCGGCGCGCAGGTGGGCGAATACATCGAGCAGCAGATCGAGAACCCCGAGTTCGGGCGCATCACTGCGCAGGCCGCCAAGCAGGTGATCGTGCAGCGCATCCGCGAGGCCGAGCGCGCGCAGGTGGTCGATGCGTTCAAGGATCGCGTGGGCGAACTGGTCAACGGCGTGGCCAAGCGCGTCGAGCGCGGCAACATCTACCTTGACCTCGGCGGCAAGGCCGAGGCCTTCATCCCGCGCGACAAGGCCATTCCGCGCGAAGTGGTGCGCGTGGGCGACCGCGTGCGCGGCTACCTGTTCGAGGTGCGCTCGGAACTGCGCGGTCCGCAGTTGTTCGTGTCGCGCACCGCACCGGAATTCATGATGGAGCTGTTCAAGCTGGAAGTGCCGGAAGTTGGCCAGGGCATCGTCGAGATCAAGGCCTGCGCGCGCGACGCCGGCGACCGTGCCAAGATCGCGGTGCTGGCGCACGACAAGCGCACCGATCCGATCGGCGCCTGCATCGGCATGCGCGGTTCGCGCGTGCAGGCGGTGTCGAACGAATTGAACGGCGAGCGCATCGACATCGTGTTGTGGAACGACGCGCCCGCGCAGTTCGTGATCAACGCGATGGCGCCGGCCGAAGTGCAGTCGATCATCGTCGATGAAGACAAGCACTCGATGGACATCGCGGTGGCCGAGGACAAGCTCTCCCAGGCCATCGGCCGCGGCGGCCAGAACGTGCGCCTCGCCAGCAAGCTGACCGGCTGGGACTTGAAGGTGATGACGCAGGACCAGGTCGCCGCCAAGAGCGAAGCCGAACAGGAAGCCGCGCGCAAGCTGTTCATGGACAAGCTGGAGGTCGACCAGGAAATCGCCAACATCCTGGTGCAGGAAGGTTTCTCGACCGTCGAGGAAATCGCCTACGTGCCGACCGGCGAACTGCTGGCGGTCGAAGGCTTCGACGAAGACATCGTCGAGGAATTGCGTTCGCGCGCCAAGGATGCGCTGCTCACCGAGGCGCTGGCGGTCGAGGAAAACCTCGACGAGAACGCGCCGTCGGAGGAACTGCTGGCGCTGGAAGGCATGGACGAGGAAACCGCGTACGCGCTGGCGGCGCGTGGCATCGTCACGGCCGACGACTTGGCCGACCAGGCGATCGACGACCTGATCGACATCGAAGGCATGGACGAGGATCGCGCCGGCGCATTGATCATGGCCGCGCGCGCGCCCATGCTCGCGAAGATGGAACAGGAAGCGGGAAAGCCCTGA
- a CDS encoding PQQ-dependent oxidoreductase, gdhB family, with product MTKLAITALLMALLTSAAYAQTNAGEQKTDPNLPFKVTKVATFDLPWRIAFLPDGRMLVTEKVGRVDLVTPQGAKTELGGVPRSYVEGQDGMLGVFLSPHYATDHDVYLTYVEPGHYGGGLALGRGKLVLDDKPRLEDFKVLWRQMPPGKGGQPGGQIAFSRDGKYLFLSVGDRQRMTPAQDINQPVGKILRLTLDGKPAPGNPWAGKVGARTIPLIDPPADTEAAKTAPVVSTYTFPGPNLTPAETWATGVRTPYGLAFAPDGRLWELEHGPRGGDELNLIERGKNYGWPLVSYGVNYDGVPIPSPDTRPDLVKPVIYWVPVIAPGNLMFYKGKVFPHWKGSALISGLASEAIVRVTFDGKGGATAVQRWDIGKRVRDIEEAPDGTLWMLEDAKGGGLFHLTPK from the coding sequence ATGACGAAGCTGGCCATCACCGCCCTGCTCATGGCGCTGCTGACGAGTGCTGCATACGCGCAGACCAACGCCGGCGAGCAGAAAACCGATCCGAACCTTCCCTTCAAGGTTACGAAGGTGGCGACTTTCGATTTGCCCTGGCGCATCGCATTCCTGCCCGATGGCCGAATGCTGGTGACGGAGAAGGTCGGCCGCGTCGATCTGGTCACCCCGCAGGGCGCCAAGACCGAACTCGGTGGCGTTCCGCGCAGCTATGTCGAAGGGCAGGACGGCATGCTGGGCGTGTTCCTCTCGCCGCATTACGCCACCGACCACGATGTGTATCTCACCTACGTCGAACCGGGCCACTATGGCGGCGGCCTGGCGCTGGGTCGGGGAAAACTCGTGCTGGACGACAAGCCCCGGCTGGAAGACTTCAAGGTGTTATGGCGCCAAATGCCGCCGGGCAAGGGCGGCCAGCCTGGAGGCCAGATCGCCTTTTCGCGGGACGGCAAATACCTCTTCCTCTCGGTGGGCGACCGCCAGCGAATGACCCCCGCGCAGGACATCAACCAACCCGTAGGCAAGATCCTGCGACTGACGCTTGACGGCAAACCCGCGCCGGGCAATCCGTGGGCAGGCAAGGTCGGTGCCCGCACCATTCCGCTGATCGATCCGCCCGCCGATACCGAAGCCGCCAAGACCGCGCCGGTGGTCAGCACCTACACGTTCCCCGGCCCCAACCTGACGCCGGCCGAGACCTGGGCCACTGGTGTTCGCACGCCTTACGGCCTTGCCTTCGCGCCCGACGGTCGGCTGTGGGAACTCGAGCATGGCCCGCGCGGCGGCGACGAACTCAACCTGATCGAGCGCGGCAAGAACTACGGCTGGCCGCTGGTCTCCTATGGCGTCAATTACGACGGCGTGCCCATCCCCAGCCCCGATACGCGGCCCGACCTCGTCAAGCCCGTGATCTATTGGGTGCCGGTGATCGCGCCGGGCAATCTCATGTTCTACAAGGGCAAGGTCTTCCCGCACTGGAAGGGCAGCGCCTTGATCAGCGGCCTGGCCAGCGAAGCCATCGTCCGTGTCACGTTCGACGGCAAGGGCGGCGCCACCGCGGTCCAGCGCTGGGACATTGGCAAACGCGTCCGCGACATCGAAGAAGCACCGGACGGCACGCTCTGGATGCTTGAAGACGCCAAAGGCGGCGGGCTGTTCCACCTCACGCCGAAGTGA
- a CDS encoding Mobile element protein, whose translation MKQATFASLNFDAKKRRTRREVFLAEMDKVVPWDALLALLAPAYPTSGRRGRPPMALASMLRIHFMQQWYALSDPAMEDALYEIESMRRFAGLELNEDAIPDETTILKFRRWLERHGFATQILAVVNAHLGEHKLLLRAGTIVDATLIAASPSTKNQAKSRDPEMHQTKKGNQWYFGMKAHIGVDAASGLVHTVTTTAANAGDVTEVDKLLHGKETSVYADAGYTGAEKRVKPKRGRDWFIAAKRGKVKAVVDRELRELHEQIEHLKASVRAKVEHPFRVLKCQFGYRNVRYKGLAKNTAQVVTLFALTNLWMARRRLLTTMGEVCP comes from the coding sequence ATGAAGCAAGCCACGTTCGCATCGTTGAACTTCGATGCCAAGAAGCGACGCACGCGCCGCGAGGTGTTCCTGGCCGAGATGGACAAGGTGGTGCCGTGGGATGCACTGCTGGCGTTGCTGGCGCCCGCGTATCCGACCAGCGGCCGCCGCGGGCGACCGCCGATGGCGCTTGCGAGCATGCTGCGCATCCACTTCATGCAGCAGTGGTACGCATTGTCCGATCCTGCGATGGAAGATGCGTTGTACGAGATCGAGTCGATGCGGCGGTTTGCAGGATTGGAGTTGAACGAGGACGCGATTCCGGACGAGACGACGATCCTGAAGTTCCGGCGCTGGCTGGAACGGCACGGCTTCGCGACGCAGATCCTGGCGGTGGTGAACGCGCATCTCGGGGAGCACAAGCTGCTGTTGCGCGCAGGGACGATCGTGGATGCGACCTTGATCGCGGCCTCGCCCTCGACCAAGAACCAAGCCAAATCGCGCGATCCCGAGATGCACCAGACCAAGAAGGGCAACCAGTGGTACTTCGGCATGAAGGCGCACATTGGGGTGGATGCCGCATCGGGGCTGGTGCACACGGTGACTACGACCGCGGCCAACGCCGGCGACGTCACCGAGGTGGACAAGTTGTTGCACGGCAAGGAGACCAGCGTCTACGCCGATGCCGGCTACACAGGTGCGGAAAAGCGCGTGAAGCCCAAGCGCGGGCGCGATTGGTTCATTGCGGCCAAGCGCGGCAAGGTCAAGGCGGTGGTCGACCGGGAACTGCGCGAGTTGCACGAGCAGATCGAGCACCTCAAGGCCTCGGTGCGTGCGAAGGTGGAACATCCGTTCCGCGTCCTGAAGTGCCAGTTCGGTTATCGGAACGTGCGCTACAAGGGACTGGCCAAGAACACCGCGCAGGTCGTCACCCTGTTTGCGCTCACGAATCTGTGGATGGCGCGGCGGAGATTGCTGACCACGATGGGTGAAGTGTGCCCGTGA
- a CDS encoding Bacterial ribosome SSU maturation protein RimP, whose protein sequence is METEAIVARVAPALAELGLECLGVEWNAGHGGGLLRVYIDSLQHEGDAANAVSVDDCEAASREISALLDVDDPIPGHYVLEVSSPGIERPLFNAEQFARFLRQEAKVTLKLPRDGRRRLRGRIVEVDGKRIGMDVDGVRMDIAEDEIESAHLVPDWDALGYTPKPKPGKAPHAAKGKKAGRPR, encoded by the coding sequence ATGGAGACCGAAGCAATCGTCGCACGCGTGGCGCCGGCCTTGGCGGAACTGGGCCTGGAATGCCTGGGCGTTGAATGGAACGCCGGACACGGCGGCGGCTTGCTGCGCGTCTACATCGATTCGCTGCAGCACGAAGGCGATGCCGCCAACGCGGTGAGCGTGGACGATTGCGAGGCGGCCAGCCGCGAGATTTCCGCGCTGCTGGACGTGGACGATCCGATTCCCGGCCATTACGTGCTGGAAGTTTCCTCGCCCGGGATCGAGCGGCCGCTGTTCAACGCGGAGCAGTTCGCGCGGTTCCTTAGGCAAGAAGCCAAGGTCACGTTGAAGCTGCCGCGCGATGGGCGCCGGCGTCTGCGCGGCAGGATCGTTGAAGTGGACGGCAAGCGCATCGGCATGGATGTCGATGGCGTGCGGATGGACATCGCCGAGGACGAAATCGAAAGCGCGCACTTGGTTCCTGATTGGGATGCGCTGGGTTACACGCCGAAGCCGAAACCCGGCAAGGCGCCGCATGCAGCAAAAGGCAAGAAAGCGGGACGACCGCGCTGA
- a CDS encoding Helix-turn-helix motif yields the protein MNIHPIRNATDHKRALRELSAYFENEPEPGSVDGDRFEILATLVEAYEAAHFPVEAPDPIEAIRFRMEQGGLTVKDLVPSIGQPNRVYEVLNRKRSLTIEMIRNLHRNLGIPAESLIGA from the coding sequence ATGAACATCCATCCCATCCGCAATGCGACCGACCACAAGCGCGCGCTGCGCGAGCTGTCGGCTTATTTCGAGAATGAACCGGAGCCGGGCAGCGTGGACGGTGATCGTTTCGAAATCCTTGCCACGCTGGTGGAGGCCTACGAGGCCGCCCACTTCCCCGTCGAAGCGCCCGATCCTATCGAGGCGATCCGCTTCCGCATGGAACAAGGCGGGCTGACCGTGAAGGACCTGGTGCCTTCCATCGGCCAACCCAATCGCGTCTATGAAGTGCTGAACCGCAAGCGCAGCCTCACCATCGAGATGATCCGCAACCTGCATCGCAACCTCGGCATCCCTGCGGAAAGCCTCATCGGAGCTTGA
- a CDS encoding Ribosome-binding factor A yields MPNRSFHRTDRVNAELRREVGALVHAAVRDHALPQASVVDVETSRELDVATVWVTALQPERSAEVVKGLKALAKEFRHQLAHTMRMRRVPELRFKYDESVDKGERIERLLRGDIDSGSTDA; encoded by the coding sequence ATGCCCAACCGCTCCTTCCACCGCACCGATCGCGTCAACGCCGAACTTCGCCGTGAAGTCGGCGCGCTGGTGCACGCCGCGGTGCGCGACCACGCGCTGCCGCAGGCCAGCGTGGTGGACGTGGAAACCAGCCGCGAACTCGACGTCGCGACCGTCTGGGTGACGGCGCTGCAGCCGGAACGCTCCGCCGAAGTCGTGAAGGGATTGAAGGCGCTCGCGAAGGAATTCCGCCACCAGCTCGCGCACACGATGCGTATGCGCCGCGTGCCGGAATTGCGCTTCAAGTACGACGAATCGGTCGACAAGGGCGAGCGGATCGAGCGGCTCTTGCGTGGTGACATCGATTCGGGGTCCACGGATGCCTGA
- a CDS encoding tRNA pseudouridine(55) synthase: MPEYPLPQEGRSDSERARSAGVEDAGGCQRRQRTAIPLDPPSSGRGKTSNVTGILLLDKPSGISSNRALQQAKRLFGAAKAGHTGSLDPLATGLLPVCFGEATKIAGYLLGARKAYAAECQLGVTTDTCDSDGAVLAERPVPALDDAAIRDALKRFTGRITQIPPVYSALKQGGVPLYKRARRGEAVEAPPREVEVFRFGLLQREGNTLRLHVECGSGTYVRSLVRDLGEALGCGAHMTALRRLWVEPFREPRMFTLDELAALREQGADALARTLLPIEAGLVDWPVLHLDELEANAVARGRVVRVDAKPGRCRAEAPSGRLLAIGEVDATGAFSVLRGFVTSNPL, encoded by the coding sequence ATGCCTGAATACCCCCTTCCGCAGGAAGGGCGGAGCGACAGCGAACGCGCGCGCAGCGCGGGCGTCGAAGACGCGGGCGGATGCCAGCGTCGTCAGCGAACGGCCATCCCCCTCGATCCCCCTTCCTCCGGAAGGGGGAAGACAAGCAATGTTACGGGCATCCTGCTGCTCGACAAACCTTCCGGCATCTCGTCCAACCGCGCGCTGCAGCAGGCGAAACGGTTGTTCGGTGCCGCCAAGGCCGGACACACCGGCAGCCTCGATCCGCTGGCGACGGGACTGCTGCCGGTCTGTTTCGGCGAGGCCACCAAGATCGCGGGTTACCTGCTGGGCGCCCGCAAGGCGTACGCGGCCGAGTGCCAGCTCGGCGTCACCACCGATACCTGCGACAGTGACGGTGCGGTACTGGCCGAGCGGCCGGTGCCGGCATTGGACGATGCGGCGATCCGCGACGCGTTGAAGCGGTTCACCGGCCGCATCACGCAAATCCCGCCGGTCTATTCCGCGCTGAAGCAGGGTGGCGTGCCGCTGTACAAGCGCGCACGCCGCGGCGAAGCGGTGGAAGCGCCGCCGCGCGAGGTCGAGGTGTTCCGTTTCGGTCTGCTGCAACGCGAAGGCAACACGCTGCGCCTGCACGTCGAATGCGGATCAGGCACTTACGTCAGGAGTCTCGTGCGGGATCTGGGCGAAGCGCTGGGCTGCGGTGCGCACATGACCGCTTTGCGGCGGCTGTGGGTAGAGCCGTTTCGTGAGCCACGCATGTTTACGCTGGACGAACTCGCCGCGCTGCGCGAACAAGGTGCCGACGCGCTCGCCAGGACGCTGCTGCCGATCGAAGCCGGCCTCGTCGACTGGCCGGTCCTGCACCTGGACGAACTCGAAGCCAATGCCGTGGCGCGCGGCCGCGTCGTGCGCGTCGATGCCAAACCTGGCCGTTGCCGCGCCGAAGCGCCTTCCGGCCGTCTGCTCGCGATCGGCGAAGTGGACGCAACGGGCGCCTTCAGCGTGTTGCGCGGCTTCGTGACATCCAATCCGTTGTAG